A genomic stretch from Aedes albopictus strain Foshan chromosome 2, AalbF5, whole genome shotgun sequence includes:
- the LOC109412542 gene encoding clotting factor C isoform X3, translated as MSFIDRLVLWAFCLMLPGLSQASYQCGIRKHSFVQLVHHGWTVEEGQWPWHVAIFQKQRGSSGDYACGGTLLDEKHVLTAAHCAVNRETEYALPPSKFELHFGQQNLSTITPNVQIRDVSKVHIHPDHSSHRNDIAVLVMRLPVRYTDYVIPICIDQKADINLRNLEGERGWITGWGTTQTGSISDALRTASLPVVSYLQCFNDNEAVFGNLLNENVFCAGDRNGTSPGTGDSGGGMYFSDGDRWVLRGIVSFAKADELKKEVDTSKFVIFVNVQRFLTWIREIIADNTPQSEKAPQRISERECDKFKGLARKRRNNVCDNSRYPHT; from the exons ATGAGCTTCATCGATCGATTGGTCTTGTGGGCATTTTGTTTGATGCTCCCAGGCCTTTCTCAGGCATCGTACCAATGTGGCATTCGGAAACACTCTTTTGTGCAACTCGTCCATCACGGGTGGACCGTTGAGGAAGGTCAATGGCCATGGCATGTAGCCATTTTTCAAAAGCAAAGAGGAAGTTCCGGAGATTACGCCTGCGGTGGAACACTGCTGGACGAGAAACACGTCCTAACTGCGGCACATTGTGCCGTAAATCGCGAAACCGAATATGCATTACCACCGAGTAAATTCGAGCTACACTTTGGTCAGCAAAACTTGTCCACAATAACGCCGAATGTGCAGATACGCGATGTCAGTAAAGTTCACATCCATCCGGATCACTCTTCTCATCGGAATGATATAGCGGTACTGGTGATGCGATTGCCGGTGCGATACACAGATTACGTAATCCCAATATGCATCGATCAAAAAGCCGACATAAATCTGCGAAATCTTGAAGGTGAACGAGGATGGATTACGGGATGGGGTACGACACAGACGGGTTCAATTTCGGATGCCCTGCGTACGGCGTCCTTGCCTGTGGTGAGTTATCTGCAGTGTTTCAACGATAATGAGGCGGTGTTCGGGAATCTCTTAAATGAGAATGTATTCTGCGCAGGCGATCGAAACG GAACTAGCCCCGGCACGGGAGATAGCGGCGGTGGAATGTACTTCAGTGATGGAGATCGTTGGGTTCTGAGAGGTATCGTATCGTTTGCCAAAGCGGATGAACTGAAAAAGGAAGTCGATACTTCGAAGTTCGTAATATTCGTCAATGTACAACGATTTCTAACCTGGATCAGGGAAATCATAGCAGACAACACACCACAATCGGAAAAAGCTCCACAACGAATCAGTGAAAGAG AATGCGACAAATTTAAAGGTCTGGCCAGGAAGCGAAGAAATAACGTCTGTGATAACTCAAGATATCCCCATACG taa
- the LOC109412542 gene encoding serine protease 53 isoform X1, giving the protein MSFIDRLVLWAFCLMLPGLSQASYQCGIRKHSFVQLVHHGWTVEEGQWPWHVAIFQKQRGSSGDYACGGTLLDEKHVLTAAHCAVNRETEYALPPSKFELHFGQQNLSTITPNVQIRDVSKVHIHPDHSSHRNDIAVLVMRLPVRYTDYVIPICIDQKADINLRNLEGERGWITGWGTTQTGSISDALRTASLPVVSYLQCFNDNEAVFGNLLNENVFCAGDRNGTSPGTGDSGGGMYFSDGDRWVLRGIVSFAKADELKKEVDTSKFVIFVNVQRFLTWIREIIADNTPQSEKAPQRISERECDKFKGLARKRRNNVCDNSRYPHTVSIIFADNVAKCNGVLVSENHVLTACHCLIDSEGNSPSKVQIDAYGLVNVSGMVCHPEYKRQTTYHDLAVIRLSTPVALSSNILPACLASNWTENLYDTLLQTGFGTSSATGIKKFIESEDNQVITKGKCEEIIISPSRRLPVGIIPGQLCVINTDQLRTSSQGSSGSPLQSVNTRSCMYTAVGLTIFGNLDHEDARESNSTVIDVYTRISHYIDWIEHIVWNAELPVTTTTVRSRQTETSTRAFINTDFIFPDD; this is encoded by the exons ATGAGCTTCATCGATCGATTGGTCTTGTGGGCATTTTGTTTGATGCTCCCAGGCCTTTCTCAGGCATCGTACCAATGTGGCATTCGGAAACACTCTTTTGTGCAACTCGTCCATCACGGGTGGACCGTTGAGGAAGGTCAATGGCCATGGCATGTAGCCATTTTTCAAAAGCAAAGAGGAAGTTCCGGAGATTACGCCTGCGGTGGAACACTGCTGGACGAGAAACACGTCCTAACTGCGGCACATTGTGCCGTAAATCGCGAAACCGAATATGCATTACCACCGAGTAAATTCGAGCTACACTTTGGTCAGCAAAACTTGTCCACAATAACGCCGAATGTGCAGATACGCGATGTCAGTAAAGTTCACATCCATCCGGATCACTCTTCTCATCGGAATGATATAGCGGTACTGGTGATGCGATTGCCGGTGCGATACACAGATTACGTAATCCCAATATGCATCGATCAAAAAGCCGACATAAATCTGCGAAATCTTGAAGGTGAACGAGGATGGATTACGGGATGGGGTACGACACAGACGGGTTCAATTTCGGATGCCCTGCGTACGGCGTCCTTGCCTGTGGTGAGTTATCTGCAGTGTTTCAACGATAATGAGGCGGTGTTCGGGAATCTCTTAAATGAGAATGTATTCTGCGCAGGCGATCGAAACG GAACTAGCCCCGGCACGGGAGATAGCGGCGGTGGAATGTACTTCAGTGATGGAGATCGTTGGGTTCTGAGAGGTATCGTATCGTTTGCCAAAGCGGATGAACTGAAAAAGGAAGTCGATACTTCGAAGTTCGTAATATTCGTCAATGTACAACGATTTCTAACCTGGATCAGGGAAATCATAGCAGACAACACACCACAATCGGAAAAAGCTCCACAACGAATCAGTGAAAGAG AATGCGACAAATTTAAAGGTCTGGCCAGGAAGCGAAGAAATAACGTCTGTGATAACTCAAGATATCCCCATACG GTATCCATTATTTTCGCCGACAATGTAGCCAAATGTAATGGTGTTCTAGTGAGTGAGAACCACGTGTTAACAGCTTGCCACTGTCTCAT TGACAGTGAAGGAAATAGCCCGTCGAAAGTTCAAATTGACGCATACGGTTTAGTAAATGTTTCTGGAATGGTGTGTCATCCTGAATACAAACGACAGACGACTTACCACGATTTGGCCGTGATCAGGTTAAGTACACCTGTTGCGCTATCGAGTAATATACTTCCAGCATGTTTGGCTAGCAACTGGACAGAGAACCTCTACGACACACTACTACAAACAGGCTTCGGAACAAGCTCGGCCACAG gaatcaagAAATTCATTGAGTCTGAAGATAATCAAGTTATTACAAAGGGAAAATGTGAAGAAATTATTATTTCACCGTCAAGACGTTTACCCGTAGGCATTATTCCTGGTCAATTGTGTGTGATCAATACCGACCAGTTGAGAACTAGCAGTCAAGGATCATCTGGCAGTCCATTACAGTCCGTCAACACTCGATCTTGCATGTATACAGCAGTCGGATTAACGATCTTCGGAAATCTCGACCATGAGGATGCTCGTGAATCCAATTCTACAGTAATTGACGTTTACACTCGTATTTCTCATTATATAGATTGGATTGAGCATATAGTTTGGAATGCTGAACTTCCTGTCACAACCACTACCGTTAGATCTCGGCAAACTGAAACGTCCACCAGAGCTTTTATTAATACAGATTTTATATTTCCTGATGActaa
- the LOC109412542 gene encoding clotting factor C isoform X2 has protein sequence MSFIDRLVLWAFCLMLPGLSQASYQCGIRKHSFVQLVHHGWTVEEGQWPWHVAIFQKQRGSSGDYACGGTLLDEKHVLTAAHCAVNRETEYALPPSKFELHFGQQNLSTITPNVQIRDVSKVHIHPDHSSHRNDIAVLVMRLPVRYTDYVIPICIDQKADINLRNLEGERGWITGWGTTQTGSISDALRTASLPVVSYLQCFNDNEAVFGNLLNENVFCAGDRNGTSPGTGDSGGGMYFSDGDRWVLRGIVSFAKADELKKEVDTSKFVIFVNVQRFLTWIREIIADNTPQSEKAPQRISERECDKFKGLARKRRNNVCDNSRYPHTVNWDHKVTVKEIARRKFKLTHTV, from the exons ATGAGCTTCATCGATCGATTGGTCTTGTGGGCATTTTGTTTGATGCTCCCAGGCCTTTCTCAGGCATCGTACCAATGTGGCATTCGGAAACACTCTTTTGTGCAACTCGTCCATCACGGGTGGACCGTTGAGGAAGGTCAATGGCCATGGCATGTAGCCATTTTTCAAAAGCAAAGAGGAAGTTCCGGAGATTACGCCTGCGGTGGAACACTGCTGGACGAGAAACACGTCCTAACTGCGGCACATTGTGCCGTAAATCGCGAAACCGAATATGCATTACCACCGAGTAAATTCGAGCTACACTTTGGTCAGCAAAACTTGTCCACAATAACGCCGAATGTGCAGATACGCGATGTCAGTAAAGTTCACATCCATCCGGATCACTCTTCTCATCGGAATGATATAGCGGTACTGGTGATGCGATTGCCGGTGCGATACACAGATTACGTAATCCCAATATGCATCGATCAAAAAGCCGACATAAATCTGCGAAATCTTGAAGGTGAACGAGGATGGATTACGGGATGGGGTACGACACAGACGGGTTCAATTTCGGATGCCCTGCGTACGGCGTCCTTGCCTGTGGTGAGTTATCTGCAGTGTTTCAACGATAATGAGGCGGTGTTCGGGAATCTCTTAAATGAGAATGTATTCTGCGCAGGCGATCGAAACG GAACTAGCCCCGGCACGGGAGATAGCGGCGGTGGAATGTACTTCAGTGATGGAGATCGTTGGGTTCTGAGAGGTATCGTATCGTTTGCCAAAGCGGATGAACTGAAAAAGGAAGTCGATACTTCGAAGTTCGTAATATTCGTCAATGTACAACGATTTCTAACCTGGATCAGGGAAATCATAGCAGACAACACACCACAATCGGAAAAAGCTCCACAACGAATCAGTGAAAGAG AATGCGACAAATTTAAAGGTCTGGCCAGGAAGCGAAGAAATAACGTCTGTGATAACTCAAGATATCCCCATACGGTAAATTGGGACCACAAAG TGACAGTGAAGGAAATAGCCCGTCGAAAGTTCAAATTGACGCATACGGTTTAG